A single region of the Lotus japonicus ecotype B-129 chromosome 4, LjGifu_v1.2 genome encodes:
- the LOC130712836 gene encoding uncharacterized protein LOC130712836, translating to MRYELGTNDYVPFGPKDTVLGGDLRQIIQVISKGSKSDIVGSAINAAYLRNYCKVGDGKLNHHDEEDSDFEILADLLIDDSESSLNRLIKFTYPEILKNLTLKNYKNFEEKALLSPTLESVQNVNNMMLSMIPGEENEYLSSDTTCRSDEDTLGSE from the exons ATGAGATATGAATTGGGAACTAATGATTATGTTCCTTTTGGTCCTAAAGATACAGTGCTTGGTGGAGACTTAAGACAAATCATACAAGTGATCTCAAAAGGCAGTAAAAGTGATATAGTTGGATCTGCTATCAATGCTGCATATTTAAGGAACTATTGTAAG GTTGGTGATGGTAAATTGAATCATCATGACGAAGAAGACTCAGATTTTGAAATTCTAGCAGATTTGTTAATTGATGATTCAGAATCCTCTTTAAATAGGTTGATTAAATTCACTTATCCTGAAATTTTGAAGAATTTGACCTTGAAGAATTATAAGAATTTTGAAGAGAAGGCTTTATTGTCTCCTACATTAGAGAGTGTGCAAAATGTTAACAACATGATGTTGTCTATGATTCCAGGAGAGGAAAATGAATACTTGAGTTCTGATACGACATGTAGATCAGATGAGGACACATTAGGATCAGAGTAG